From the Nocardiopsis changdeensis genome, one window contains:
- a CDS encoding aldehyde dehydrogenase family protein has translation MTNDTPGTPTIRQATVQTAAPAPIDGDSAAEISALVRGLRAAFASGRTKPVAWRRAQLRRLRALLVEERPALEKALKADLGKSPVEAHTTEIGFVVNEIDHTLKHLASWLRPRRVPVPMALAPARARTVREPLGTVLIISPWNYPVNLALAPLVGALAAGNAVVIKPSELSPATSALLADLVPRYLDPEAVAVVEGGVPESTALLEQHFDHIFYTGNGQVARIVMAAAVKHLTPVTLELGGKSPAIVEPGADLAATARRLAWGKFTNAGQTCVAPDYVLAVGGTADALQRELAAAITEMFGEDPKASGDYGRIVNERHFDRLVALLGSGTVVAGGRHDRGDLYIAPTVLGDVTADTPVMAEEIFGPILPVVGVPDLDAAIAFVNERDKPLALYAFTESEETKRRLTTETSSGGLAFGLPIAHLAVPDLPFGGVGESGMGAYHSTASIDTFSHTKSVLDKSLVLDTMRVAYAPITDLKEKILRRML, from the coding sequence ATGACGAACGACACCCCTGGCACCCCGACCATCCGGCAGGCCACCGTTCAGACCGCGGCGCCGGCCCCCATCGACGGCGACAGCGCCGCGGAGATCTCCGCGCTCGTGCGCGGTCTGCGCGCCGCCTTCGCCTCCGGCCGCACCAAGCCCGTCGCCTGGCGCCGCGCCCAGCTGCGGCGGCTGCGCGCCCTCCTGGTGGAGGAGCGCCCCGCGCTGGAGAAGGCGCTCAAGGCCGACCTGGGCAAGAGCCCCGTCGAGGCGCACACCACCGAGATCGGTTTCGTCGTCAACGAGATCGACCACACGCTCAAGCACTTGGCGTCGTGGCTGCGCCCCCGGCGCGTGCCGGTGCCGATGGCACTGGCCCCCGCCAGGGCCCGCACGGTCCGCGAGCCGCTGGGCACGGTGCTCATCATCAGCCCGTGGAACTACCCGGTGAACCTGGCGCTGGCCCCCCTGGTCGGCGCCCTGGCCGCGGGCAACGCCGTGGTGATCAAGCCCAGCGAGCTGTCGCCGGCGACGTCGGCGCTGCTGGCCGACCTGGTGCCCCGGTACCTGGACCCGGAGGCGGTCGCCGTGGTCGAGGGCGGTGTCCCCGAGAGCACCGCGCTGCTGGAGCAGCACTTCGACCACATCTTCTACACCGGCAACGGCCAGGTGGCCCGCATCGTCATGGCGGCGGCGGTCAAGCACCTGACGCCGGTCACCCTGGAGCTGGGCGGCAAGAGTCCCGCCATCGTGGAGCCGGGTGCGGACCTGGCCGCCACGGCGCGGCGGCTGGCGTGGGGCAAGTTCACCAACGCGGGCCAGACCTGTGTGGCGCCGGACTACGTGCTGGCCGTCGGCGGCACGGCGGACGCGCTCCAGCGGGAGCTGGCGGCCGCGATCACCGAGATGTTCGGCGAGGACCCCAAGGCCAGCGGCGACTACGGGCGCATCGTCAACGAGCGCCACTTCGACCGCCTGGTCGCGCTGCTGGGCAGCGGCACGGTGGTGGCGGGCGGGCGGCACGACCGCGGGGACCTGTACATCGCGCCGACGGTGCTGGGCGACGTCACGGCCGACACCCCGGTCATGGCCGAGGAGATCTTCGGTCCGATCCTGCCGGTGGTCGGCGTGCCGGACCTGGACGCGGCGATCGCGTTCGTCAACGAGCGGGACAAGCCCCTGGCCCTGTACGCGTTCACCGAGTCGGAGGAGACCAAGCGCCGCCTGACCACGGAGACCTCCTCCGGCGGCCTGGCGTTCGGCCTGCCCATCGCGCACCTGGCCGTACCCGACCTGCCGTTCGGCGGTGTGGGCGAGAGCGGCATGGGCGCCTACCACTCGACGGCGTCCATCGACACGTTCTCGCACACCAAGTCGGTGCTGGACAAGTCGCTGGTGCTGGACACCATGCGGGTGGCCTACGCGCCGATCACGGACCTGAAGGAGAAGATCCTGCGGCGGATGCTGTGA
- a CDS encoding TetR/AcrR family transcriptional regulator, with protein MTTDHLPETTPRRGRPRDAARDRALMDATLDELRLHGYGGLTTAAVARRAGVSTATLYRRWRSKEDLVLQAAAVWCEDLGPDRDTGTLRSDLGELLHDKATALDGPSGQLLRAILGEAAHNRALADVLVSEYVAPLQDRVAAIVARAADRGEIPPVEDPVVVGELVIGPMVTHTFLVPHEPGGRPGRDMAERLLPYLLRALGARDVSGG; from the coding sequence ATGACCACGGACCATCTGCCCGAGACGACGCCCCGCCGCGGAAGGCCGAGGGACGCCGCCCGGGACCGCGCGCTGATGGACGCCACCCTGGACGAACTCCGCCTGCACGGCTACGGCGGACTGACCACCGCCGCCGTCGCCCGCCGCGCCGGCGTCTCCACCGCGACCCTGTACCGCCGCTGGCGCTCCAAGGAGGACCTGGTGCTCCAGGCCGCGGCGGTGTGGTGCGAGGACCTGGGCCCCGACCGCGACACCGGGACCTTGCGCTCGGACCTGGGCGAACTGCTGCACGACAAGGCCACCGCCCTGGACGGCCCCTCCGGACAGCTGCTGCGCGCCATCCTGGGCGAGGCGGCGCACAACCGGGCGCTGGCCGACGTGCTGGTGAGCGAGTACGTGGCCCCGTTGCAGGACCGCGTGGCGGCCATCGTGGCCCGCGCGGCCGACCGGGGGGAGATCCCCCCGGTGGAGGACCCGGTGGTGGTGGGCGAGCTGGTGATCGGGCCGATGGTGACGCACACGTTCCTGGTCCCGCACGAACCGGGCGGGCGCCCGGGACGGGACATGGCGGAACGGCTGCTCCCCTACCTGCTGAGGGCGCTGGGGGCTCGGGACGTGTCCGGCGGATGA
- a CDS encoding polysaccharide deacetylase family protein, translated as MPVTSISRKLAVTAVLGLLLVPGCHAAEPALPYAEAVRIPLDAWPAVQVGTRSVATDAGTVGYRYPILGPDHPLTTEIHTSMAERQTEFLEDLPENGTPELLQDATMLAASPKVVGVRVTETVKAGVNETFGARTLWYDAEHDTVLPWTSLFRDEEAIESAHLALAGVLEDDYDMPTEQLPGLVGEVALRAAQQEEAPDSGPGEAGVGSAPPSPGATGEDTAPLDLSDPEQALRAAELWEGSPLADLAFSTAGGLAVRMEPGDVPEAGRVSEVLLPVQPEDTEGLLSELGYHAREAALSGEPDFPLDGELSAEGDSLDCSRLKCVALTFDDGPGEDTERLLDMLAEYDARATFYVLGSLVGEFPEVVERTHAEGHEMGNHSWKHDDLAGKSEAGVAEDITRTNEAVRAITGSDPLTIRPPYGSLNGTVRRAVDQPLILWDVDTMDWQSRDTAKVAGHALEHTTAGSVVLFHDIHPSTVDAVPEVLEGLHRKGYHFVTVTDLFGLEALAPGDVFTDARVN; from the coding sequence GTGCCTGTCACCTCGATTAGCCGAAAACTCGCCGTCACCGCCGTTCTGGGCCTGCTCCTGGTACCCGGCTGCCACGCAGCGGAACCGGCCCTGCCCTATGCCGAGGCGGTGCGCATACCACTCGACGCGTGGCCTGCGGTGCAGGTGGGAACGCGTTCGGTGGCCACCGACGCCGGCACGGTCGGGTACCGCTACCCGATCCTGGGGCCGGACCACCCGCTGACCACGGAGATCCACACCTCCATGGCCGAGCGCCAGACCGAATTCCTGGAGGACCTGCCCGAGAACGGCACGCCCGAACTGCTCCAGGACGCGACCATGCTGGCCGCCTCGCCGAAGGTGGTGGGCGTCCGCGTCACCGAGACCGTCAAGGCCGGCGTCAACGAGACCTTCGGCGCCCGCACCCTGTGGTACGACGCCGAACACGACACCGTCCTGCCCTGGACGTCGCTGTTCCGCGACGAGGAGGCCATCGAGAGCGCCCACCTGGCCCTGGCCGGCGTGCTGGAGGACGACTACGACATGCCGACCGAGCAGCTGCCCGGCCTGGTCGGCGAGGTGGCGCTGCGCGCCGCCCAACAGGAGGAGGCCCCGGACTCCGGGCCCGGCGAGGCCGGGGTCGGCTCCGCACCGCCCTCCCCCGGCGCCACCGGCGAGGACACCGCCCCGCTGGACCTGTCCGACCCCGAGCAGGCGCTGCGCGCCGCCGAGCTGTGGGAGGGCTCGCCCCTGGCCGACCTGGCCTTCAGCACCGCCGGCGGACTGGCGGTGCGCATGGAGCCGGGCGACGTGCCCGAGGCCGGGCGGGTCAGCGAGGTCCTGCTGCCGGTCCAGCCCGAGGACACCGAGGGCCTGCTGTCGGAGCTGGGCTACCACGCGCGGGAGGCCGCCCTGTCCGGCGAGCCCGACTTCCCGCTGGACGGGGAGCTGTCGGCCGAGGGCGACAGCCTGGACTGCTCACGCCTCAAGTGCGTGGCGCTGACCTTCGACGACGGCCCGGGCGAGGACACCGAGCGGCTCCTGGACATGCTCGCCGAGTACGACGCCCGCGCCACGTTCTACGTGCTGGGCTCGCTCGTGGGCGAGTTCCCCGAGGTGGTGGAGCGCACCCACGCCGAGGGGCACGAGATGGGCAACCACTCCTGGAAGCACGACGACCTGGCGGGCAAGTCCGAGGCGGGGGTCGCCGAAGACATCACGCGCACCAACGAGGCGGTGCGGGCGATCACCGGCTCCGACCCGCTGACGATCCGCCCGCCCTACGGCTCGCTCAACGGGACCGTGCGCAGGGCCGTGGACCAGCCGCTGATCCTGTGGGACGTGGACACCATGGACTGGCAGAGCCGCGACACCGCCAAGGTCGCCGGGCACGCCCTGGAGCACACGACGGCGGGCAGCGTGGTGCTGTTCCACGACATCCACCCGAGCACGGTGGACGCCGTTCCCGAGGTACTGGAGGGTCTGCACCGGAAGGGCTACCACTTCGTGACCGTCACCGACCTGTTCGGCCTGGAGGCGCTGGCCCCGGGCGACGTCTTCACCGACGCCCGCGTGAACTGA
- a CDS encoding polysaccharide deacetylase family protein has protein sequence MNVTFPKPKLALAATGGLALAALLIPASPAAADTVLKAEAKSIAAPDCTKEKCVALTFDDGPGQYTDKVLDTLADHDAKATFYLLGSNVGNFPDTVERMADEGHEIGNHSWKHDDLATLSGSAVKDDIERTDKAIEDVTGEKPATVRPPYGSLDDTAREAIDKPIVLWDVDTLDWQSRDAGAVTDVTLEETDRGSVVLFHDIHESTVDAIPGILDGLADDGYEFVTVSDLAGDDLEPGVAITDAR, from the coding sequence GTGAACGTTACCTTTCCGAAACCCAAACTCGCCCTGGCCGCCACCGGCGGCCTCGCCCTCGCCGCCCTCCTGATCCCCGCCTCGCCCGCCGCGGCCGACACCGTCCTCAAGGCCGAGGCCAAGAGCATCGCCGCCCCGGACTGCACCAAGGAGAAGTGCGTCGCCCTGACCTTCGACGACGGCCCCGGACAGTACACCGACAAGGTCCTGGACACCCTCGCCGACCACGACGCCAAGGCCACCTTCTACCTGCTCGGCTCCAACGTGGGGAACTTCCCCGACACCGTGGAGCGCATGGCCGACGAGGGCCACGAGATCGGCAACCACTCCTGGAAGCACGACGACCTGGCCACCCTGTCCGGCTCCGCCGTCAAGGACGACATCGAGCGCACCGACAAGGCCATCGAGGACGTCACCGGCGAGAAGCCCGCCACCGTGCGCCCGCCCTACGGCTCTCTCGACGACACCGCCCGCGAGGCCATCGACAAGCCCATCGTCCTGTGGGACGTGGACACCCTCGACTGGCAGAGCCGCGACGCCGGCGCCGTCACCGACGTCACCCTGGAAGAGACCGACCGGGGCAGCGTCGTCCTCTTCCACGACATCCACGAGAGCACCGTGGACGCCATCCCCGGCATCCTCGACGGACTCGCCGACGACGGGTACGAGTTCGTCACCGTCTCCGACCTGGCCGGGGACGACCTGGAGCCGGGCGTCGCCATCACCGACGCCCGCTAG